From Halomicrobium salinisoli, the proteins below share one genomic window:
- a CDS encoding sulfatase, whose product MTDSPRNVILLSFDALRADHLGCYGYGRDTSPNLDRLAEESVLFRNAYSASSHTREAVPALLTGQYPDVAIDDGYRLATDTVAEALSDVGFATAGFHSNPFVSRAYGFDAGFDEFDDDLHFGKNKFVALAQRALDKLRNRHYARAEEINERSLSWVDSLDDEPFFLWNHYMDTHGPYEPPGEYGTLYADRSISDRKAQSLYQRAITDPDSITDEERQLLIDLYDGEITYNDEGVGAFLDALRERNLLEESLLIVTADHGDAFGEHGYYEHPRYLHDEITHVPMFVRPPGESDGEVDEPASTLDVAATIEDAVGCDAGSEGESLFDASRDDRTVFLQARGEDEHSHNRRYSLRTSEGSCFCERNVETDGLEFTECTDRALRSKLEDHVEERIRREAGETEGESEDVDDEIERRLSALGYKE is encoded by the coding sequence ATGACGGATTCGCCGCGGAACGTGATTCTCCTGTCGTTCGACGCGCTCCGCGCCGATCACCTGGGGTGTTACGGGTACGGGCGGGACACGTCCCCCAACCTCGATCGGCTGGCGGAGGAGAGCGTACTGTTCCGGAACGCCTACAGCGCGAGTTCGCACACGCGCGAGGCCGTCCCGGCGCTGTTGACGGGCCAGTACCCCGACGTGGCCATCGACGACGGGTATCGACTGGCGACCGACACCGTCGCCGAGGCCCTCTCCGATGTAGGCTTCGCCACTGCGGGCTTCCACTCGAACCCCTTCGTCTCCCGCGCCTACGGGTTCGACGCGGGGTTCGACGAGTTCGACGACGACCTCCACTTCGGGAAGAACAAGTTCGTCGCGCTGGCCCAGCGAGCGCTGGACAAGCTCCGGAACCGCCACTACGCACGCGCCGAGGAGATCAACGAGCGTTCGCTCTCGTGGGTGGACTCGCTGGACGACGAGCCGTTCTTCCTGTGGAACCACTACATGGACACGCACGGCCCCTACGAGCCGCCGGGGGAGTACGGGACGCTGTACGCGGACCGATCGATCTCCGATCGAAAGGCACAGTCGCTGTATCAGCGGGCGATCACAGATCCCGACTCGATCACCGACGAGGAGCGTCAGCTGCTGATCGACCTCTACGACGGGGAGATCACGTACAACGACGAGGGCGTCGGGGCCTTCCTCGACGCGCTGCGAGAGCGGAACCTACTCGAGGAGTCGTTGCTGATCGTCACCGCCGACCACGGGGACGCCTTCGGCGAGCACGGCTACTACGAGCATCCGCGGTACCTCCACGACGAGATCACGCACGTGCCGATGTTCGTCCGGCCGCCAGGGGAGAGTGACGGAGAGGTCGACGAGCCAGCGAGCACGCTCGACGTCGCTGCGACGATCGAGGACGCGGTGGGATGTGACGCCGGCAGCGAGGGTGAGTCGCTATTCGACGCTTCACGGGACGACAGGACCGTGTTCCTCCAGGCCCGCGGTGAGGACGAGCACAGTCATAATCGACGGTACTCGCTCCGGACGAGCGAGGGCTCCTGCTTCTGCGAGCGGAACGTGGAAACTGACGGTCTGGAGTTCACGGAATGTACCGATCGCGCACTACGATCCAAACTGGAGGATCACGTCGAGGAGCGGATTCGGCGGGAGGCCGGCGAGACAGAAGGTGAATCCGAGGACGTCGATGACGAAATCGAGCGGCGACTGAGCGCACTGGGGTACAAGGAATGA
- a CDS encoding glycosyltransferase, with amino-acid sequence MSESVGVIIPAYDPDVLTLEKYIKRIRDVLSPEVIRVEIDTPRQKHIDRLSESADEINVATSRRGKGGAIMEGFDALKTDIYAFADADGSVPATSLNDILRQIQNGTADVSIGSRRHPSSQIVKHQTVIRRLLGDGFAYTARKMLPTQCRDYQCGAKAIRSDVWEAVGHHCYEPGFAWDLEFVSVAGSLGYEIAEVPVKWEDHPDSTVNPISTSIELATALIDVKRRTNAISTSPRFRDVDKTDTSKLMKINDNDD; translated from the coding sequence ATGAGTGAATCAGTCGGAGTCATTATTCCCGCTTACGATCCTGACGTCCTGACGCTTGAAAAATATATCAAGCGTATACGAGACGTACTGTCTCCAGAAGTTATACGTGTAGAGATTGACACACCGCGTCAGAAGCATATTGACCGTCTTAGTGAAAGTGCCGACGAAATAAACGTTGCTACGTCACGGCGTGGGAAAGGTGGAGCAATTATGGAAGGGTTCGACGCATTGAAGACTGATATATATGCATTTGCTGATGCTGATGGATCGGTACCAGCAACCTCACTGAACGATATTCTCAGGCAGATTCAAAATGGCACTGCTGATGTAAGTATTGGTTCCCGGCGCCACCCATCTTCACAGATCGTTAAACACCAAACTGTCATTCGTCGGCTGCTTGGTGATGGGTTTGCGTACACTGCGCGGAAGATGCTTCCTACGCAGTGTCGAGATTACCAGTGCGGGGCGAAAGCAATTCGGAGCGATGTCTGGGAAGCAGTCGGCCATCACTGCTATGAGCCTGGATTCGCCTGGGACTTGGAGTTCGTTTCTGTGGCGGGCTCACTCGGATACGAGATCGCAGAGGTGCCTGTTAAGTGGGAAGATCATCCGGACTCCACAGTAAATCCGATTTCGACATCGATTGAGTTAGCGACCGCTCTTATCGACGTAAAACGTCGTACGAACGCCATTTCTACGAGTCCTCGTTTCCGGGATGTTGATAAAACAGACACCTCGAAGCTGATGAAAATCAACGATAATGACGATTGA
- a CDS encoding GtrA family protein: protein MTIDSRVEGLLHRTRISQFVSVGIVGATIETTIVAILTTALGTSPLAAKAIGAEVSVTTMFVINDSWTFSDKGDKGQYAFIRRWGKSHLVRAVGLGVAFTVLYILTSTIQYSILVVGFDIWPTVANGVGIGIGMIVNYVAESLFTWNVTGVTTDG, encoded by the coding sequence ATGACGATTGATTCCAGAGTCGAGGGACTTCTTCATCGTACACGGATTAGCCAGTTCGTCTCCGTCGGTATCGTAGGCGCGACGATCGAAACCACTATCGTTGCAATTCTAACTACAGCTCTTGGAACATCTCCACTTGCTGCCAAAGCTATCGGAGCTGAAGTATCAGTCACAACCATGTTTGTCATCAACGACTCTTGGACATTCTCGGACAAAGGAGATAAGGGACAATATGCGTTCATCCGTCGATGGGGTAAATCGCATCTTGTCCGTGCCGTAGGTCTTGGTGTAGCATTTACCGTACTCTATATCTTAACATCAACTATACAATATAGTATACTTGTTGTTGGGTTCGATATATGGCCAACAGTTGCGAATGGAGTTGGGATAGGGATCGGTATGATAGTAAATTACGTAGCAGAGAGTCTCTTCACTTGGAACGTAACGGGGGTGACCACGGATGGATGA
- a CDS encoding ArnT family glycosyltransferase, translating into MDDISIEEIESVSNVDMQPTETVNEYLERLGSKANISEGNISETKSYFSKKKFTDASEITEVEYDAVCRFVENVEELSIEQNQKVTGSVDSSQSDVSDNRDIRNLDQSDPSTTSLPVETTLTESTDWVQFISRSNPALGKVKLTYSSPYEWLLEKFTEREIGFLTIILLLGGYIYYTDLGEYPVYQMDEGLYANAAEFALTEGFWFIPHHFWLHQGNEAFQPFLEKPPGAIWFEAISMAFFGVNEFAVRFPAATTTIITSLLVFQIARDKFDSEAGIFAALAFLTVPHIYAGSHAGRYGATDMLLVFFGSVFIYTLWKGTETDNSRWFLYSSLAGVGAVYVKSFAAAIYVFIALPLLISGFQTIVKRENISRIALGSSLLLPWPLIAWISYGDEFVHEILIEQVLNRATGSFGRTVAGGIFEFQRFPYFKLFPYLSDPWGYFAGAAVLYFLIARRDKYREIGFVTWWALFVICFYAYTGNHPWYLLPIYVPVAVLVGALLSDALQELEAGVVAAGAAIIIIMVSPRGIDLVAVPTGWLNAQPTSGPLYIIAILGLGVGVLTAPLWDELLERALTYKDDIQFAKLLFASLGIVLLVGILATPATLSSPQFTQGMAELGKSTNEAAGSGETVYLADDITAPKNGHPGRPMFSFAYYVNSDMEIVPLYKINQNSNISVAVVDGSQLDRIQRNHSIFEEVTTPNRGTLYVITFG; encoded by the coding sequence ATGGATGATATAAGTATAGAAGAAATCGAAAGTGTATCAAATGTCGATATGCAGCCAACAGAAACGGTTAATGAGTATTTAGAACGATTGGGGTCAAAAGCCAATATATCTGAAGGCAATATATCTGAAACAAAGTCCTATTTTTCAAAGAAAAAGTTTACAGATGCCTCAGAGATAACCGAAGTAGAATACGATGCAGTATGCAGATTTGTAGAGAATGTTGAGGAGTTAAGCATAGAACAGAATCAGAAGGTTACCGGTTCAGTAGATTCCTCACAGAGCGACGTTAGTGATAATAGGGACATACGTAACCTCGACCAATCAGATCCATCTACTACCTCATTACCAGTAGAAACGACGTTGACCGAATCTACAGACTGGGTACAATTCATTTCCAGAAGCAATCCTGCATTAGGAAAAGTCAAATTAACCTACTCATCACCATACGAATGGTTACTAGAGAAATTTACTGAAAGAGAAATTGGATTCTTGACCATCATATTACTTCTCGGCGGTTATATTTATTACACTGATCTCGGTGAATATCCAGTTTACCAGATGGATGAAGGATTGTACGCAAATGCAGCAGAATTCGCTTTAACAGAGGGGTTTTGGTTTATACCGCACCACTTCTGGCTTCATCAGGGAAATGAGGCGTTCCAACCTTTCCTAGAGAAGCCCCCAGGAGCGATCTGGTTCGAAGCAATTTCAATGGCTTTCTTTGGTGTGAATGAGTTTGCTGTCCGATTCCCAGCGGCAACAACAACAATCATAACTAGTCTCTTGGTATTTCAGATAGCTCGTGATAAGTTTGACTCCGAGGCGGGTATTTTTGCGGCCTTAGCGTTTCTTACAGTCCCACATATATACGCTGGATCTCACGCAGGTCGGTATGGAGCGACTGACATGCTATTGGTATTTTTTGGAAGTGTCTTTATTTACACTCTGTGGAAAGGAACTGAGACCGATAATTCTCGATGGTTTTTATACAGTTCTCTCGCTGGAGTCGGTGCAGTATATGTTAAAAGTTTCGCTGCTGCTATATACGTATTTATAGCACTTCCCCTACTTATATCTGGTTTCCAGACAATTGTAAAGAGGGAGAATATATCAAGAATAGCTCTCGGTAGTAGTCTACTCCTTCCGTGGCCACTGATTGCTTGGATCAGTTATGGTGATGAATTCGTTCACGAAATCCTTATTGAACAGGTACTGAACCGAGCGACAGGTTCTTTCGGTAGGACCGTCGCAGGTGGAATTTTTGAATTTCAGCGTTTCCCTTACTTCAAGCTCTTCCCCTATCTGAGCGACCCGTGGGGATACTTTGCCGGCGCTGCTGTACTATATTTCCTTATTGCCAGACGTGATAAATATAGGGAGATTGGCTTCGTCACTTGGTGGGCTTTATTCGTGATCTGCTTCTACGCCTATACAGGGAATCACCCTTGGTATCTCCTACCAATATACGTTCCCGTAGCAGTCCTTGTTGGAGCTTTGCTGAGCGATGCTCTTCAGGAGCTGGAGGCTGGAGTTGTAGCAGCGGGTGCTGCAATCATTATTATCATGGTTTCTCCTCGAGGGATTGATCTCGTTGCTGTACCAACTGGCTGGCTCAATGCCCAACCCACAAGTGGCCCACTCTACATTATCGCTATCCTCGGCCTCGGAGTGGGAGTGTTGACAGCACCCCTTTGGGACGAGCTCCTTGAGCGCGCACTCACCTACAAGGACGATATCCAATTTGCAAAACTGCTCTTTGCAAGTCTTGGAATTGTACTCTTAGTTGGCATTCTTGCAACGCCGGCGACACTGTCGTCTCCGCAATTTACCCAAGGAATGGCTGAACTCGGTAAGAGTACAAATGAGGCTGCTGGTTCAGGAGAGACAGTATACCTTGCCGATGATATCACTGCGCCTAAAAATGGACATCCTGGGCGACCTATGTTCTCCTTTGCATATTATGTAAATTCTGATATGGAAATCGTCCCATTATATAAGATAAATCAGAATTCGAATATAAGCGTTGCAGTTGTCGATGGGTCCCAGTTAGATCGAATTCAACGCAATCATTCAATTTTTGAAGAAGTTACTACACCCAATAGAGGGACATTATATGTGATTACCTTTGGCTGA
- a CDS encoding choice-of-anchor D domain-containing protein yields the protein MARILLCVGIASGVVALAVAPASAGQSFDERSADLVVGDGDDSYDSVQRAVAAASDGDVIFVRAAGGPYTESVTVNRSVTIVAERDAAVVMDGEGHRGAAFTVRSDGGPVSDVTIAGFTVANYEHAAVAVRATNHDVTDLDASANAANGLETGLSVTASGTATVTDVDARANEFSGLERGILVSASDSGTVTDVDLERNDLQESGLDAVELAAYDDGAISGVTATNLTGDGSDNGVSLEAHGDGRDDSARVADVHVTDSDFDRTAESGIRVYGAGDDAELANVTFEDVAATDSTSYAGQVQALDGASLRDLSIHNVTGSRSGDGLGAATEGERSRITGLTVTESAFDDASDAEGAAVGAEVLAKDGAIEDVRIEETALDGGDDGLRVDARHAGAIRDVAIERVFAPGNGDGVLVRAGDAPDAAAVVENVSLRTVAVNDSADTGLALATAGDGELADVSVEGLYADASGTGVAVAAADEATVGPVTVENAAVADSDGNGVLVDVAPDATHDGVRITRSLLVDSGANADADDHAGLLVTATTPADGIELHRSYVAGNGYGVRNVNESGVVDARYNYWGDSTGPSSPESADEPLADPVANAVADGAGDAVSGRDGVANVRFAPAVGGKDGVRPQEVDPVPPKRVDVRLSELVESEAYAADLLDERRIEGPLTHFVGTNVWERSVIPLRADSDMAQTRVDLPGIYVSADRGSAPLNRQHLSVYDRGDTIPVEFEYLPPQADTSRYAGEDAQLLVLRAEGDVSNATGLFEHRVNGRTGEVSVDTSAADVVEVRDVELDDTGELETAITPEESGDYAVVLATSDYGNGFAADEDGGLQYNVHNSSSTVVGVEYVAVQTRSSKVVPERDVVRPGEDLSVTAYSNLDAATVDHVVLAYNREKFADRTVVVDDYAVDDGPGAGSTITVNGTVDGERFSTSVDVRGETATSVETEIENESVPVPFTGLLANPSVEASLDGVDESAAVVTGGEPSETVSLRMAEDLDLDDDEAVPFRLVHLAIASDDAAERSSVAETVYVAESDDAVPGEPTASVSPASLAFGDVPVGGTETRTVTLGNAGDAPLDVGDVSVADDHADFRVTDAPDDERLSPGDSEAVTVAFSPTTDGRQTAHLKITTNDTDSPTVVPLSGTGHAPEDGTDGDDGKDGDDGKEDDDSEDGDDGKDGDDGADDDGEDGDDGPGGNPGAGSGSGGGAVPDDGVDVGEIADGARAEIPATDAGATRSADLGGTVLEDGTGLTGFTVQLRQGDDGFGVDVTRPSETPTEGAPTLASRGGSEAVRYLSINASGVDDEAVSSVDYRFRVRSDALPSGTEPENVSLYRYADGEWTALDTEHLGDDTYEASSPGFSPYAIGVQTDDDPVVRVTEATVEDDELGVDEETTVTATVENFGTTEGAVTANLTVDGETVQQERVTVGAGESETVTFTASFDAAGTYEVGVSGTSAGTVEVTDGDRGAGTGTPTETAGSPAGDEYGGSGLLVVVLILVTVLVTAGVYLYRRGYFEE from the coding sequence GTGGCACGGATACTCCTCTGCGTGGGCATCGCCAGCGGTGTGGTGGCGCTGGCGGTCGCGCCCGCGAGTGCCGGGCAGAGTTTCGACGAGCGCAGCGCCGACCTCGTGGTCGGGGACGGCGACGACTCGTACGATTCGGTCCAGCGCGCCGTCGCCGCCGCCTCGGACGGGGACGTGATCTTCGTTCGGGCGGCCGGCGGCCCCTACACTGAATCCGTCACCGTGAACAGGTCGGTCACGATCGTCGCCGAGCGCGACGCCGCGGTCGTCATGGACGGTGAGGGCCACCGCGGCGCCGCGTTCACCGTCCGCAGCGATGGCGGCCCCGTGTCGGACGTGACGATCGCGGGGTTCACCGTAGCGAACTACGAGCACGCGGCCGTCGCCGTCCGCGCGACGAACCACGACGTCACCGATCTCGACGCGAGCGCGAACGCGGCGAACGGCCTCGAGACGGGCCTCTCCGTGACGGCGAGCGGCACCGCGACCGTCACTGACGTCGACGCGCGGGCCAACGAGTTCAGCGGTCTGGAGCGGGGGATCCTCGTGTCGGCGTCGGATAGCGGGACGGTCACCGACGTCGACCTAGAGCGCAACGACCTCCAGGAGAGCGGCCTCGACGCCGTCGAGCTGGCCGCCTACGACGACGGCGCGATCTCCGGCGTCACCGCGACGAACCTCACCGGCGACGGGAGCGACAACGGCGTCTCGCTGGAGGCGCACGGCGACGGCCGGGACGACAGCGCGCGCGTCGCGGACGTCCACGTCACGGACAGCGACTTCGACCGGACCGCCGAGAGCGGGATCCGCGTCTACGGCGCGGGCGACGACGCGGAGCTGGCGAACGTCACGTTCGAGGACGTCGCGGCGACGGACTCGACGAGCTACGCCGGCCAGGTGCAGGCGCTGGACGGCGCGTCGCTCCGGGACCTCTCGATACACAACGTCACCGGCAGCCGGAGCGGCGACGGGCTCGGTGCCGCGACCGAGGGCGAGCGCTCGCGGATCACCGGGCTGACGGTCACCGAGAGCGCGTTCGACGACGCGTCGGACGCCGAGGGCGCCGCCGTCGGCGCGGAGGTCCTCGCCAAGGACGGAGCGATCGAGGACGTCCGGATCGAGGAGACGGCCCTCGACGGCGGCGACGACGGCCTCCGGGTCGACGCGCGCCACGCGGGCGCCATCCGGGACGTCGCGATCGAGCGCGTGTTCGCTCCCGGAAACGGCGACGGCGTACTGGTCCGGGCGGGCGACGCGCCCGACGCCGCGGCGGTCGTCGAGAACGTCTCCCTCCGGACGGTCGCCGTGAACGACTCCGCGGACACCGGCCTCGCGCTCGCGACGGCGGGCGACGGCGAGCTCGCCGACGTCTCCGTCGAGGGGCTCTACGCCGACGCGAGCGGGACCGGCGTCGCAGTCGCGGCCGCGGACGAGGCGACGGTCGGCCCGGTCACCGTCGAGAACGCCGCCGTCGCCGACAGCGACGGGAACGGCGTCCTGGTCGACGTCGCGCCGGACGCGACCCACGACGGCGTCCGGATCACCCGGTCGCTGCTCGTCGACAGCGGCGCGAACGCCGACGCCGACGACCACGCGGGACTGCTCGTCACCGCGACGACGCCCGCGGACGGGATCGAACTCCACCGGTCCTACGTGGCGGGCAACGGCTACGGCGTGCGGAACGTCAACGAGAGCGGCGTCGTGGACGCGCGATACAACTACTGGGGCGACTCCACCGGCCCGAGCAGTCCCGAGTCGGCCGACGAACCGCTCGCCGATCCGGTCGCTAACGCCGTCGCCGACGGCGCCGGCGACGCCGTCTCGGGCCGCGACGGCGTGGCGAACGTCCGGTTCGCGCCGGCCGTCGGCGGCAAGGACGGCGTCCGTCCCCAGGAGGTCGATCCGGTACCGCCGAAACGCGTCGACGTGCGCCTCTCCGAGCTGGTCGAGTCCGAGGCGTACGCGGCGGACCTGCTGGACGAGCGGCGGATCGAGGGGCCGCTCACGCACTTCGTCGGGACGAACGTCTGGGAGCGCTCGGTCATCCCACTGCGCGCCGACAGCGACATGGCCCAGACCCGCGTCGACCTGCCGGGGATCTACGTCAGCGCCGACCGCGGGAGCGCGCCGCTGAACCGGCAACACCTCTCCGTGTACGACAGGGGCGACACGATCCCGGTCGAGTTCGAGTACCTCCCGCCGCAAGCGGACACGTCGCGATACGCCGGCGAGGACGCACAGCTGCTCGTGCTCCGGGCCGAGGGCGACGTCTCGAACGCCACCGGCCTGTTCGAGCACCGCGTGAACGGGCGCACCGGCGAGGTGTCGGTCGACACGAGCGCCGCCGACGTCGTCGAGGTCAGGGACGTCGAACTCGACGACACCGGCGAGCTCGAGACGGCCATCACGCCCGAGGAGTCCGGTGACTACGCCGTCGTCCTGGCGACCAGCGACTACGGCAACGGGTTCGCCGCGGACGAGGACGGCGGACTGCAGTACAACGTCCACAACAGCTCTTCGACGGTGGTCGGCGTCGAGTACGTGGCCGTCCAGACGCGCTCCTCGAAGGTCGTCCCCGAGCGCGACGTCGTCCGACCGGGCGAGGACCTCTCGGTGACGGCGTATTCGAACCTCGACGCGGCGACGGTCGATCACGTCGTCCTGGCCTACAACCGCGAGAAGTTCGCCGACCGCACGGTCGTCGTCGACGACTACGCGGTCGACGACGGCCCGGGCGCGGGATCGACGATCACCGTCAACGGGACCGTCGACGGCGAGCGGTTCTCGACGAGCGTCGACGTGCGAGGCGAGACCGCGACGAGCGTCGAGACCGAGATCGAGAACGAGTCGGTCCCGGTCCCGTTCACCGGGCTGCTCGCGAACCCGAGCGTCGAAGCCTCGCTCGACGGCGTCGACGAGTCCGCCGCGGTCGTCACCGGTGGCGAGCCGAGCGAGACGGTGTCGCTCCGGATGGCCGAGGACCTCGACCTCGACGACGACGAGGCCGTCCCCTTCCGGCTGGTCCACCTGGCGATAGCGAGCGACGACGCCGCCGAGCGGAGTTCGGTCGCGGAGACGGTCTACGTCGCCGAGTCGGACGACGCCGTGCCGGGGGAGCCGACGGCGTCGGTCTCGCCGGCGTCGCTCGCGTTCGGCGACGTCCCGGTCGGCGGGACCGAGACGCGGACGGTCACGCTCGGCAACGCGGGCGACGCTCCGCTCGACGTGGGGGACGTCTCCGTCGCGGACGACCACGCCGACTTCCGAGTCACCGACGCGCCCGACGACGAACGCCTCAGCCCGGGTGACAGCGAGGCGGTCACCGTCGCGTTCTCGCCGACCACTGACGGCCGGCAGACGGCCCACCTGAAGATCACTACCAACGACACCGACTCGCCGACCGTCGTTCCGCTCTCCGGAACCGGGCACGCCCCCGAGGACGGAACAGATGGCGACGACGGAAAGGACGGTGACGACGGCAAGGAGGACGACGACAGCGAGGACGGAGACGACGGCAAAGACGGTGACGACGGCGCGGACGACGACGGAGAGGACGGCGACGACGGCCCCGGTGGGAATCCGGGTGCCGGCTCCGGTAGCGGCGGCGGTGCGGTCCCCGACGATGGCGTCGACGTCGGCGAGATCGCTGACGGAGCCCGGGCCGAGATCCCGGCGACTGACGCCGGAGCGACTCGCAGTGCCGACCTCGGTGGCACCGTCCTCGAGGACGGCACCGGTCTCACCGGCTTCACCGTCCAGCTACGCCAAGGTGACGACGGCTTCGGCGTCGACGTGACCCGCCCCAGCGAAACGCCGACCGAGGGCGCGCCCACGCTCGCGTCGCGCGGTGGGAGCGAGGCCGTCAGGTACCTGTCGATCAACGCGTCCGGCGTCGACGACGAGGCCGTCTCGTCGGTCGACTACCGGTTCCGGGTCCGCTCCGACGCACTCCCGTCGGGAACGGAACCGGAGAACGTGAGCCTGTACCGGTACGCCGACGGCGAGTGGACCGCCCTCGACACCGAGCACCTCGGCGACGACACGTACGAGGCGAGCTCGCCCGGCTTCAGCCCGTACGCGATCGGCGTCCAGACCGACGACGACCCGGTCGTCCGGGTCACCGAGGCGACCGTCGAGGACGACGAACTCGGCGTCGACGAGGAGACGACCGTCACGGCGACCGTCGAGAACTTCGGGACGACGGAGGGCGCCGTCACGGCGAACCTGACCGTCGACGGGGAGACCGTGCAGCAGGAACGCGTGACCGTCGGCGCCGGGGAGTCGGAGACGGTGACGTTCACGGCGTCCTTCGACGCCGCCGGCACCTACGAGGTCGGCGTCAGCGGGACGTCCGCGGGAACGGTCGAGGTGACGGACGGCGACCGCGGCGCGGGGACCGGGACGCCGACTGAGACGGCCGGATCGCCCGCCGGTGACGAATACGGCGGCTCCGGGCTCCTCGTCGTCGTGCTGATCCTGGTCACCGTCCTCGTCACGGCCGGCGTGTACCTCTACCGCCGGGGGTACTTCGAGGAGTGA
- a CDS encoding four-helix bundle copper-binding protein produces MALTEIPHVGENDQMAECIDNCLEATQACEWCADECAQMGDPDMARCIQLCRDVADLASLHARFMARDSNYSDQLATACAGACEECAEECARHDAEHCQVCAEVLERCAESCREMAA; encoded by the coding sequence ATGGCTCTCACCGAGATTCCCCACGTCGGCGAGAACGACCAGATGGCGGAGTGCATCGACAACTGCCTCGAGGCCACCCAGGCCTGCGAGTGGTGCGCAGACGAGTGCGCCCAGATGGGCGACCCGGACATGGCGCGCTGCATCCAGCTGTGTCGCGACGTCGCCGACCTGGCGTCGCTGCACGCCCGGTTCATGGCGCGCGACTCCAACTACAGCGACCAGCTCGCGACGGCCTGCGCCGGCGCCTGCGAGGAGTGCGCCGAGGAGTGTGCCCGCCACGACGCCGAGCACTGCCAGGTCTGCGCGGAGGTCCTCGAACGCTGCGCGGAGAGCTGCCGCGAGATGGCCGCCTGA
- a CDS encoding winged-helix domain-containing protein: MLDAFPFAAYNLAVGLLTGLGIAAVLVGPTVVDYHRVLLLTVAGLVLFLVGGPLAELAAPSLVHWVHGLAALVVVLGLYDPLENDLRRDAWADVLLREPVQIRQRAAWMTPMDDDVLRLFHSKGLVLTPAIAAYNIDYSREEVNRRLAELEDRGFVERVERGKYRITDLGEQYVEGSVASGPLARPRTVRPDDGKTGR, encoded by the coding sequence ATGCTCGACGCGTTCCCATTCGCCGCCTACAACCTGGCCGTCGGCCTCCTGACCGGCCTGGGCATCGCCGCCGTCCTCGTCGGCCCGACCGTCGTCGACTACCACCGGGTCCTCCTGCTGACGGTCGCCGGGCTGGTCCTCTTCCTCGTCGGCGGGCCCCTCGCCGAGCTGGCGGCCCCGTCGCTGGTCCACTGGGTCCACGGCCTCGCCGCCCTCGTGGTCGTCCTCGGACTGTACGATCCGCTGGAGAACGACCTGCGCCGCGACGCCTGGGCCGACGTGCTCCTCCGCGAGCCCGTCCAGATCCGCCAGCGGGCGGCGTGGATGACGCCGATGGACGACGACGTCCTCCGGCTGTTCCACTCGAAGGGCCTGGTCCTCACGCCCGCGATCGCCGCCTACAACATCGACTACAGCCGCGAGGAGGTCAACCGCCGCCTCGCCGAACTCGAGGACCGCGGGTTCGTCGAGCGGGTCGAGCGCGGCAAGTACCGCATCACGGATCTCGGAGAACAGTACGTCGAGGGGTCAGTCGCCAGCGGCCCGCTGGCTCGTCCGAGGACCGTCCGGCCCGACGACGGAAAGACCGGGCGGTGA